One window of Desulfarculus baarsii DSM 2075 genomic DNA carries:
- a CDS encoding glutamate synthase subunit beta, with amino-acid sequence MGKPDAFIETKRKNFDKQGINQRLGHFCEFYLPLAEDELRQQASRCMDCGVPFCHSFGCPLGNLIPEWNDLIFRGHWKEACELLHSTNNFPEFTGRLCPALCEAACTLGLNSQAVTVRQNEYSIVERGWSEGWIKPQPPRRESGKSVAVVGSGPAGMAAAQQLRRAGHAVALFEKAPRLGGILRFGIPDYKLDKCIIDRRLEQMKAEGVIFEAGVNVGVDVSPAYLMKRYDAVCICIGASVPRDLPVPGRELAGVHFAMDYLVQQNYRNAGLAIDGPEITARDKHVVIIGGGDTGADCLGTALRQGALSVHQFEIMPRPPACRDASTPWPQWPLMLRNSTSHEEGGERRWCVETSEFLGREGVLTGLRGHEVAWAPGARSCQLVEGSQFEMEADLVLLAMGFVHPRKMGLLDQMGLKLDARGNVQTDAAMATSTPGVFAAGDANTGQSLVVWALSAGRRMAHFVDAYLMGSSNLPCPDLMSR; translated from the coding sequence ATGGGAAAGCCGGACGCATTCATCGAGACCAAGCGCAAGAATTTCGACAAGCAAGGCATCAACCAACGCCTGGGGCATTTCTGCGAGTTTTATCTGCCCCTGGCCGAGGACGAGCTGCGCCAACAGGCCAGCCGCTGCATGGATTGCGGCGTGCCGTTCTGCCACTCCTTTGGCTGCCCGCTGGGCAACCTGATCCCCGAGTGGAACGACCTGATCTTTCGCGGCCACTGGAAAGAGGCCTGCGAGCTGTTGCACAGCACCAACAACTTCCCCGAGTTCACCGGCCGGCTCTGCCCGGCCCTGTGCGAGGCCGCCTGCACCCTGGGCTTGAACAGCCAGGCGGTGACGGTGCGGCAAAACGAATATTCCATCGTCGAGCGCGGCTGGTCGGAGGGCTGGATCAAGCCCCAACCGCCCCGGCGCGAAAGTGGCAAATCCGTGGCCGTGGTGGGTTCGGGCCCAGCGGGCATGGCCGCCGCCCAGCAACTGCGCCGGGCCGGCCACGCGGTGGCGCTTTTTGAAAAAGCGCCGCGCCTGGGCGGCATTCTGCGCTTTGGCATCCCCGACTACAAGCTGGACAAGTGCATCATCGACCGCCGCCTGGAGCAGATGAAGGCCGAGGGCGTGATCTTCGAGGCGGGCGTCAACGTGGGCGTGGACGTCTCGCCGGCCTATCTGATGAAGCGCTACGACGCGGTGTGCATCTGCATCGGCGCCAGCGTGCCCCGCGATCTGCCCGTGCCCGGCCGCGAACTGGCCGGGGTGCACTTTGCCATGGACTACCTTGTCCAGCAAAATTATCGCAACGCGGGTCTGGCCATCGACGGCCCGGAGATCACGGCCAGGGACAAGCACGTGGTGATAATCGGCGGCGGCGACACCGGAGCCGACTGCCTGGGCACGGCCCTGCGCCAGGGGGCGCTCAGCGTGCATCAGTTCGAGATCATGCCCCGGCCGCCGGCCTGCCGCGACGCCTCCACGCCCTGGCCCCAGTGGCCGCTGATGCTGCGCAACAGCACCTCCCACGAGGAGGGCGGCGAACGCCGCTGGTGCGTGGAGACCAGCGAGTTTTTGGGCCGCGAAGGGGTGCTGACGGGCCTGCGCGGCCACGAGGTGGCGTGGGCGCCGGGGGCGCGTTCCTGTCAGTTGGTGGAGGGCAGCCAGTTCGAGATGGAGGCCGACCTGGTCTTGCTGGCCATGGGCTTTGTCCATCCGCGAAAAATGGGCCTGCTGGACCAGATGGGCCTGAAGCTCGACGCCAGGGGCAACGTGCAAACCGACGCGGCCATGGCCACCTCCACGCCGGGGGTCTTCGCCGCCGGCGACGCCAACACCGGTCAGTCGTTGGTGGTCTGGGCCCTGTCGGCCGGCCGGCGCATGGCCCATTTCGTGGACGCCTACCTGATGGGCTCGTCAAATCTGCCCTGCCCGGATTTGATGAGCCGTTAG